One segment of Vallicoccus soli DNA contains the following:
- the folC gene encoding bifunctional tetrahydrofolate synthase/dihydrofolate synthase: MSEARERAREALAERVREVERAILARTPEHALDPSLERIADLVDLLGAPQRAFPVVHVTGTNGKTSTARMVDALLRSFGLRTGRFTSPHLHRMQERITVEGEPVDDERFVRAYEDVEPYLDLVDARHGERLSFFEVLVAMAYAAFADAPVDVAVVEVGMGGRWDATNVADGQVAVVTPVAVDHTAFLGSTPEEIAGEKAGIVKEGAVAVVAQQEVAVAEVLLRRAVEVGATVAREGLEFGVVDRQVAVGGQQLVLRGLGGTYEDLFLPLHGAHQAHNAAVALAAVEAFLGGGSGTLDVDAVRAGFAQADSPGRLEVARRSPTVLLDAAHNPAGAAATAAALQEAFDFRRLVGVVSVMADKDVLGVLAALEPVLAEVVVTEAATERALGVDELAAAAVEVFGEDRVEVVPRLDDALDAAVALAEEEDGGVGAGVLVTGSVRTVAEARTLLGRAR; this comes from the coding sequence ATGAGCGAGGCACGGGAGCGGGCCCGCGAGGCGCTCGCCGAGCGGGTCCGCGAGGTCGAGCGGGCGATCCTCGCCCGCACGCCCGAGCACGCGCTGGACCCCTCCCTGGAGCGGATCGCGGACCTCGTCGACCTGCTCGGCGCCCCGCAGCGGGCCTTCCCGGTCGTGCACGTCACCGGCACCAACGGCAAGACGTCGACCGCCCGCATGGTCGACGCCCTGCTGCGGTCCTTCGGCCTGCGCACGGGCCGGTTCACCAGTCCGCACCTGCACCGGATGCAGGAGCGCATCACGGTCGAGGGCGAGCCGGTCGACGACGAGCGCTTCGTCCGGGCGTACGAGGACGTCGAGCCGTACCTCGACCTCGTGGACGCCCGGCACGGCGAGCGGCTGTCGTTCTTCGAGGTGCTCGTCGCGATGGCGTACGCCGCCTTCGCCGACGCGCCGGTCGACGTCGCGGTCGTCGAGGTCGGCATGGGCGGGCGCTGGGACGCGACGAACGTCGCCGACGGGCAGGTGGCCGTCGTGACGCCCGTGGCGGTCGACCACACCGCGTTCCTCGGCAGCACCCCCGAGGAGATCGCGGGGGAGAAGGCCGGGATCGTCAAGGAGGGTGCCGTCGCGGTCGTCGCGCAGCAGGAGGTCGCGGTCGCCGAGGTGCTGCTGCGCCGCGCCGTCGAGGTCGGGGCCACCGTGGCCCGGGAGGGGCTCGAGTTCGGCGTCGTGGACCGCCAGGTCGCCGTCGGCGGGCAGCAGCTCGTGCTGCGCGGGCTCGGGGGGACGTACGAGGACCTCTTCCTCCCGCTGCACGGCGCGCACCAGGCGCACAACGCGGCCGTCGCCCTCGCCGCGGTCGAGGCGTTCCTCGGCGGCGGCTCCGGCACGCTCGACGTCGACGCGGTGCGCGCCGGGTTCGCGCAGGCCGACTCCCCGGGCCGCCTGGAGGTCGCGCGCCGCTCGCCGACGGTGCTGCTCGACGCCGCGCACAACCCCGCCGGTGCCGCGGCCACCGCGGCGGCGCTGCAGGAGGCGTTCGACTTCCGCCGGCTCGTCGGCGTCGTCTCGGTCATGGCCGACAAGGACGTCCTCGGCGTGCTCGCGGCCCTCGAGCCCGTGCTGGCCGAGGTGGTCGTCACCGAGGCTGCGACGGAGCGCGCCCTCGGCGTCGACGAGCTCGCCGCCGCGGCGGTCGAGGTCTTCGGCGAGGACCGCGTGGAGGTCGTGCCGCGGCTCGACGACGCGCTCGACGCCGCGGTCGCGCTGGCCGAGGAGGAGGACGGCGGGGTCGGGGCGGGCGTGCTCGTCACCGGCTCGGTCCGCACGGTCGCCGAGGCGCGCACGCTGCTGGGGCGGGCCCGCTGA
- a CDS encoding NADP-dependent oxidoreductase produces MSSSSPNTGREVHLASRPVGEPVAGDFALVEVEVPAPGPGQVLVRNRWMSVDPYMRGRMRDVPSYVPPYAVGDVLTGGAVGEVVASRADGLAEGDLVLHGGGWREWWVGDADRATRLDVPAGVSPSAFLGVLGMTGLTAYAGLVEVAALRPGDAVFVAGASGAVGSVAGQLARLKGASRVVGSAGSPEKVRWLVDELGLDAAFDHHDGPALEQLRRVAPDGVDVCFDNVGGAQLEAALRVLRPHGRVALCGAISTYNDESGGDPVHGLGLAVGKRLTLRGFIVGDHEHLRPRFLEEVGGWLADGALRVRETVHEGIERAPEAFIGLFTGAGGGGKVLVRL; encoded by the coding sequence ATGAGCAGCAGCAGCCCCAACACCGGGCGCGAGGTCCACCTCGCGTCGCGCCCCGTCGGCGAGCCGGTCGCCGGCGACTTCGCCCTCGTCGAGGTCGAGGTCCCCGCGCCGGGCCCGGGGCAGGTCCTCGTGCGCAACCGCTGGATGTCCGTCGACCCCTACATGCGCGGGCGCATGCGCGACGTCCCCTCGTACGTCCCCCCGTACGCCGTCGGCGACGTCCTCACCGGCGGCGCGGTGGGCGAGGTCGTCGCCTCGCGCGCCGACGGGCTCGCCGAGGGGGACCTCGTCCTGCACGGGGGCGGGTGGCGCGAGTGGTGGGTCGGCGACGCCGACCGGGCCACCCGGCTCGACGTGCCCGCGGGCGTCTCGCCCAGCGCCTTCCTCGGCGTGCTCGGGATGACCGGGCTCACCGCGTACGCCGGCCTCGTCGAGGTGGCCGCGCTGCGCCCCGGCGACGCGGTCTTCGTCGCGGGCGCGTCCGGCGCCGTCGGCTCCGTCGCCGGGCAGCTCGCCCGGCTCAAGGGCGCCTCCCGGGTCGTCGGCTCGGCGGGCTCGCCGGAGAAGGTGCGCTGGCTCGTCGACGAGCTCGGCCTCGACGCCGCGTTCGACCACCACGACGGGCCCGCGCTGGAGCAGCTGCGCCGGGTGGCGCCCGACGGGGTGGACGTGTGCTTCGACAACGTCGGCGGCGCGCAGCTCGAGGCGGCGCTGCGCGTCCTGCGCCCGCACGGGCGGGTGGCGCTGTGCGGGGCGATCAGCACCTACAACGACGAGTCCGGCGGCGACCCGGTGCACGGGCTCGGCCTCGCGGTCGGCAAGCGGCTGACCCTGCGCGGGTTCATCGTCGGCGACCACGAGCACCTGCGCCCGCGCTTCCTGGAGGAGGTCGGCGGCTGGCTGGCCGACGGCGCGCTGCGGGTGCGCGAGACGGTGCACGAGGGGATCGAGCGCGCGCCCGAGGCCTTCATCGGGCTCTTCACCGGCGCGGGCGGCGGCGGCAAGGTCCTCGTGCGGCTCTGA
- a CDS encoding valine--tRNA ligase, producing the protein MSTPPSAESLPSTFTPSEVEGPAYRRWVEQGCFTPPAEPRGEPYAIVIPPPNVTGSLHLGHALNHTLMDVLTRRRRMQGHDVLWLPGMDHAGIATQNVVERELAKEGLTRHDLGREAFVERVWRWKEKYGGRILDQMRRLGEGVDWSRERFTMDEGLSRAVQTIFKRLYDDELIYRAERIINWCPRCLTALSDIEVEHSDDDGELVSIRYGEGDASIVVATTRAETMLGDTAVAVHPDDERYAHLVGTEVELPLTGRRIPVVADPHVDPSFGTGAVKVTPAHDPNDFEIGRRHDLPMPVVMDERGTITVPGPFQGLDRLEARPAVVAALREDGRVVAEKRPYVHAVGHCSRCDTVVEPRLSLQWFVRVEPLAKAAGDAVRDGRVQIVPRSMESRYFGWVDDMHDWCISRQLWWGHRIPVWYGPGGEVRCVGPDEEPPAGEGWEQDPDVLDTWFSSALWPFSTLGWPDDTSDLRRFYPTSVLLTGYDIIFFWVARMMMFGLYAMDGREPFRTVTLTGLVRDKNGKKMSKSRGNVVDPLDWMDRYGSDAVRFSLTRGANPGVDQAVNEEWVQGARNFCTKLWNATRFAMLNGARLGELPPAEELSTLDRWVLSRLAETVEEVDRLYEGYEFAKASEAIYHFAWDEVCDWYLELAKTELAGEGAERTRVVLGHVLDQLLRLLHPIAPFVTDELWRALTGGDTLVTAAWPRADRDRLDPAAAEQVDAVQRLVTEVRRFRSDQGVKPTQRVAARLTGLDGSPAAAFEEHVRALARLQPVADDVAASASLPVPLGGATVTVELDLRGTVDVAAERKRLDKDLQAAQKELAQCDAKLGNEGFLAKAPEKVVAGIRARRETATADIERLTAQLDALPPA; encoded by the coding sequence GTGAGCACCCCGCCGTCCGCCGAGAGCCTGCCGTCGACGTTCACCCCGTCGGAGGTGGAGGGCCCGGCCTACCGCCGCTGGGTCGAGCAGGGGTGCTTCACCCCGCCGGCCGAGCCGCGCGGGGAGCCGTACGCGATCGTCATCCCGCCGCCGAACGTCACCGGCAGCCTGCACCTCGGGCACGCGCTCAACCACACCCTCATGGACGTGCTGACCCGCCGGCGGCGCATGCAGGGCCACGACGTGCTGTGGCTGCCCGGCATGGACCACGCGGGCATCGCGACGCAGAACGTGGTCGAGCGCGAGCTCGCCAAGGAGGGCCTGACCCGCCACGACCTGGGTCGCGAGGCGTTCGTCGAGCGCGTGTGGCGGTGGAAGGAGAAGTACGGCGGGCGGATCCTCGACCAGATGCGCCGCCTCGGCGAGGGCGTGGACTGGTCCCGCGAGCGCTTCACCATGGACGAGGGCCTCTCGCGCGCCGTCCAGACGATCTTCAAGCGGCTCTACGACGACGAGCTCATCTACCGCGCCGAGCGGATCATCAACTGGTGCCCGCGCTGCCTCACCGCGCTCTCGGACATCGAGGTCGAGCACTCCGACGACGACGGCGAGCTCGTCTCGATCCGCTACGGCGAGGGCGACGCGTCGATCGTCGTCGCGACCACCCGCGCCGAGACGATGCTGGGCGACACCGCGGTGGCGGTGCACCCCGACGACGAGCGCTACGCGCACCTCGTCGGCACCGAGGTCGAGCTGCCGCTGACCGGGCGGCGCATCCCCGTCGTCGCCGACCCGCACGTGGACCCGTCGTTCGGCACGGGCGCGGTCAAGGTGACCCCGGCGCACGACCCCAACGACTTCGAGATCGGGCGCCGGCACGACCTGCCGATGCCGGTGGTCATGGACGAGCGCGGCACCATCACCGTGCCGGGACCGTTCCAGGGCCTGGACCGGCTCGAGGCGCGGCCGGCGGTCGTGGCCGCCCTGCGCGAGGACGGGCGGGTCGTCGCGGAGAAGCGGCCGTACGTGCACGCGGTGGGGCACTGCTCCCGCTGCGACACGGTGGTCGAGCCGCGGCTGTCGCTGCAGTGGTTCGTGCGGGTCGAGCCGCTGGCGAAGGCGGCGGGCGACGCGGTGCGCGACGGGCGGGTGCAGATCGTGCCGCGCTCGATGGAGTCGCGCTACTTCGGCTGGGTCGACGACATGCACGACTGGTGCATCAGCCGGCAGCTGTGGTGGGGCCACCGCATCCCCGTCTGGTACGGCCCCGGCGGCGAGGTCCGCTGCGTGGGCCCGGACGAGGAGCCGCCGGCGGGGGAGGGCTGGGAGCAGGACCCCGACGTCCTGGACACCTGGTTCTCCAGCGCCCTGTGGCCGTTCTCGACCCTGGGCTGGCCGGACGACACCTCCGACCTGCGCCGCTTCTACCCGACCTCGGTGCTGCTCACGGGCTACGACATCATCTTCTTCTGGGTCGCCCGCATGATGATGTTCGGCCTCTACGCCATGGACGGGCGCGAGCCGTTCCGCACCGTGACCCTCACCGGGCTGGTGCGCGACAAGAACGGCAAGAAGATGAGCAAGTCGCGCGGCAACGTCGTCGACCCGCTCGACTGGATGGACCGGTACGGCTCCGACGCCGTCCGCTTCTCCCTGACCCGCGGGGCCAACCCCGGCGTCGACCAGGCGGTCAACGAGGAGTGGGTGCAGGGCGCGCGCAACTTCTGCACCAAGCTCTGGAACGCGACCCGCTTCGCGATGCTCAACGGTGCGCGCCTGGGCGAGCTGCCGCCCGCCGAGGAGCTGTCAACGCTCGACCGCTGGGTGCTCTCCCGCCTCGCCGAGACGGTCGAGGAGGTCGACCGGCTCTACGAGGGGTACGAGTTCGCCAAGGCCTCCGAGGCGATCTACCACTTCGCGTGGGACGAGGTCTGCGACTGGTACCTCGAGCTGGCCAAGACCGAGCTGGCGGGGGAGGGCGCCGAGCGCACCCGCGTCGTGCTGGGGCACGTCCTCGACCAGCTGCTGCGCCTGCTGCACCCCATCGCGCCGTTCGTCACCGACGAGCTGTGGCGCGCCCTCACCGGCGGCGACACGCTCGTCACCGCGGCGTGGCCCCGGGCCGACCGCGACCGGCTCGACCCGGCGGCGGCGGAGCAGGTCGATGCCGTGCAGCGCCTCGTCACCGAGGTCCGGCGCTTCCGCAGCGACCAGGGCGTCAAGCCGACCCAGCGGGTCGCGGCCCGGCTCACCGGGCTCGACGGGTCGCCGGCCGCGGCGTTCGAGGAGCACGTGCGGGCGCTCGCGAGGCTGCAGCCCGTCGCCGACGACGTCGCGGCAAGCGCTTCCCTGCCCGTTCCGCTCGGCGGCGCGACGGTGACCGTCGAGCTCGACCTGCGCGGCACGGTCGACGTCGCCGCCGAGCGCAAGCGGCTCGACAAGGACCTGCAGGCGGCGCAGAAGGAGCTCGCCCAGTGCGACGCCAAGCTCGGCAACGAGGGCTTCCTCGCCAAGGCGCCGGAGAAGGTCGTCGCCGGCATCCGCGCGCGCCGCGAGACCGCCACCGCGGACATCGAGCGCCTCACCGCCCAGCTCGACGCGCTGCCGCCGGCATGA